The Cryptomeria japonica chromosome 2, Sugi_1.0, whole genome shotgun sequence region aaacaatgaatcaaacaatttaatctactttttatcaaacattttaatctacttcttatcaaaatctgaaaactaatttcttatcaaaacacaaatgaatttcattctcataaaataatttaatcaaatctaatctacaacaagaataagatgcacgaaactaagtttgaaggaacctgggtgcttgaaaatggtgtagagtcttccttgatcctccaaattgaagagaagtcctcccaacaaaatcttagctgaaaatgaaaattgactacaaaggagaatttaacttgcagaatttcttatggaatagccaacactcattttgaaacttgtacctcttttataaaagaaatttcaaattcccactacctaatttttaattgaaaaaaaagagattctctcccaatttggcctccatgcaaattgattaggcttagtgggaggagttacatgcaagggtggtggagaagcctctagaagcttcttattcctcctacaacatgtgccttaatttgggtgagggaaattaaataaccaattaaaaatatatatgtgttttccatgtgtgtgtgtggtttattatttttattcccttacaatattcattcaatagtttatccaaatataatagagttttgtatttaaatcaaaaaggtggtaaaggagggttgtgacacaacATCATACTTTTTGACGAGGGATGGGAATAGCAAAGAGATTTTGTGTCCTTGGTGTGGACAACCCAAATTGCTCTACCATATCTAAATCATTTGGATTCATTCCATCTGGAAGTCTCCAGTCGAAGAAATGCAATAGATTTGCCAAGGCAAGCTCCACAACAGTAAACCCTAGAAGTTGACCAGGGCATCCTCTCCTACCCGATCCAAAGGGTAGAACCTCAAAATTTtggcctttgacatcaatggggTTGCCAGCAAATCTCTCTGGTTTGAACACATCAGCCTTCTCCCATATAGTAGGATCTCTAGCAATGGCCCAAATATTCACTATTACACGACACTTACTAGgaatatcataaaaaaaaatagtgcAATCATGCATGCATTCATGTGGAATAAGTAGAGGCACTGGTGGATGGACTCTCAATGATTCCTTCACCACGGCCATCAAGTACTCTAGTTGTGGAAGATCTGACTCCTCTACATATTTATGTTGAGGTCCCAGCACCCTATCTAACTCTTCTTGTATTTTCTTCGCAATTGAAGGGTTCAACAATATTTCAGACATTGCCCACTCCAATGCCACTGTTGAAGTGCCACATCCACCAACCAAAACATCCTGCAAAATACAACTAACATTTAATGAAAATTTCATAAATAATATTCATATtcaaattactaacatatagagACTACATTCAAAAGAATGGATTAAAATTATAGTAAATGAAGTAattatgatattataatatatTGTTTTTTGTATTTATCTTTAGCACATCTCAATTCATTTCTCTCTATTAAAAAGGTTGAAAAATGGAATAGTTGTTTAACCACTTATAGCTTAAGATTTCTAGATCAACACAATATTTATCTTTCCTATTAAAATTTTGACTTCTTTACTCATTTTaataaaagaaaagatggaaatagaCAGGTGGAAATCTAATGATCAATATAATTTAAGTAATTTAGTTTGAATTTTCACATAATGGTTGGAAAATTAACTCCCTCACTAAGTCTCAAACTAAACTAAACAATCAATAACCATCCACGACGAATAATCGACTCCCTCACTAAGTCTCAAACTAAGATAAACAATTAATAACCATCCACCATAAATAATCTTAGAACACAAAATATCAAGATGGAGATCTAATGatcaatataatttaaataatttaggtTTTATATTCACATAATGTTTTAGAAATTGACTCCCTCACTAAGTCTCCAACTAAACTAAACAATCAATAACCATCCACCATGAATAATCTTAGAGCATAGAAATAGTCAGCCTTAAACCACGCACACAATGCAACAtgttaagtctagagaatgttagtcaactctcaGTGTTTAACACTTCTAAgtttagaagtgtattcttagtatgATCACATACATTAAGAACATATGAAACCTAGAAAAAGTTAGTCAATTctaaatgtttaacacttttaaacctaaaaATGTAAGATTAATGTATGTGATTTAAACCATTCCCATAAAACATCATAGAAAACAGAAAATTTACAGATTAATCTAACAATTCCAGACATTCtcctaaaaaaatctcaaaaaattcaCAAGTTCATTCATATTGTGCAACAtcacaaaatgcaaaaatagtatgCACTATTTACTTACAAAAATGATAGCCTTGACAGTTTCCCTTGTAATTTTCATCTCGTCATCATCATCAAGTCGTGTGAGGGCAAGCGATTCATGGACGAAATCTGCATGAAACTCGTCTCGATCGCCATGCAACTCATGCTCACGTATAACTTTCTCAATGAAGGCGTCAAAAGTCTTATGAGCCTCCTTCTGGTGGCGCACAAGGCCCTGCAAATCCATCCACTGCAACCAAGGAATAAAATCCCCCAGATTAAAAGCACCACCGAGATAAAAAACCTCCTGAATCATGTCCTTGAATCCTCTGTTATCAATCTCCTCTTCCGAAAACTTTCTTCCAAACGCCATACGGCAGTTCATGTTATTAGTAAGCAAGCCCACCAGCCTGCTAACATTAACAGGAGTGGCGGCGGCGGTGGATTTACAGTTCTGAAAGAGTCCGTCAACCATGGCAAACGTCTCGCTTTCTCTGACATGTCTGAATGATTCGATCTGGCGGAGGCTGAGCAGACGGGTGGTGAAGATCTTGCGCAGCTGCCGCCAATATGCGCCGTAGGAGGAGAAGGCCATGCTCTTGGAGCCGTACAGCACCTTCAAAGAAACACAAAGAGTTGAAACATAGAACACAAAGAGTTGAAACACAGATAAGAATTTAATAGATCTTCAGAGATCTTAGATACATGAAAAGACTTCTAGAAATTTATGTTATAAAACTTATATTATTGAAAAAAAACTAAAACAGTGTTATTGAAAAAAAACTAAAACAGTTTTCACTGCAATCAC contains the following coding sequences:
- the LOC131034075 gene encoding cytochrome P450 CYP736A12-like — translated: MEESLIVSVSIAALLLLWWGTWALKKPRKLKLPPGPAGLPVIGNLHMLGSLPHRSLRKLSQEYGELMALQLGSVPTVVASSPEAARQILKTHDLNFAGRPSMSFGHKVVYGSKSVAFSSYGAYWRQLRKIFTTRLLSLRRIESFRHVREIETFAMVDGLFQNCKSTAPPLLLMIAGWWACLLITSTAVWRLEESFRKRRLITEDSRGLVRRQEEAHKTFDAFIEKVIREHELHGDRDEFHAVFVHELLALTRLHDDDEMKITRETVKAIIFILNLGSKRASWEYLERDMEESLIVSVSIAALLLLWWGTWALKKPRKLKLPPGPAGLPVIGNLHMLGSLPHRSLRKLSQEYGELMALQLGSVPTVVASSPKAAMKILKTHDLNFAGRPSMSFGHEVLYGSKSMAFSSYGAYWRQLRKIFTTRLLSLRQIESFRHVRESETFAMVDGLFQNCKSTAAATPVNVSRLVGLLTNNMNCRMAFGRKFSEEEIDNRGFKDMIQEVFYLGGAFNLGDFIPWLQWMDLQGLVRHQKEAHKTFDAFIEKVIREHELHGDRDEFHADFVHESLALTRLDDDDEMKITRETVKAIIFDVLVGGCGTSTVALEWAMSEILLNPSIAKKIQEELDRVLGPQHKYVEESDLPQLEYLMAVVKESLRVHPPVPLLIPHECMHDCTIFFYDIPSKCRVIVNIWAIARDPTIWEKADVFKPERFAGNPIDVKGQNFEVLPFGSGRRGCPGQLLGFTVVELALANLLHFFDWRLPDGMNPNDLDMVEQFGLSTPRTQNLFAIPIPRQKV